One window from the genome of Mycolicibacterium gadium encodes:
- a CDS encoding enoyl-CoA hydratase, with protein MADPVVSDQSEPVLYEVLDTGVAVLTLNRPERMNGWGGGLATTFYLRLDDAEADPDVRAVVVTGRGRAFCAGADMGDLNSISAATVDAAADTDVGKLVGARHPHFTTTMRKPIIAAINGACAGMGMTMALMCDVRFAADGAKFTTSFARRGLIAEYGISWILPRIVGQGVALDLLLSGRVFLADEAAHLGLVKEVVAPDELLPRAIAYAKDIAANCAPSSLAVIKQQVYADTMREVFDASDEAEKLMHESMQRPDFIEGITSFFEKRQPNFPPPAECRPVNL; from the coding sequence ATGGCTGACCCCGTCGTCTCCGACCAGAGCGAACCGGTGCTTTACGAGGTCCTCGACACCGGCGTCGCGGTACTGACGCTCAACCGGCCCGAACGAATGAATGGCTGGGGTGGCGGTCTGGCCACGACGTTCTACCTGCGTCTCGACGACGCCGAGGCCGATCCCGATGTTCGTGCCGTCGTCGTCACCGGCCGGGGCCGCGCCTTCTGCGCAGGCGCGGACATGGGAGATCTCAACTCGATCAGCGCCGCCACCGTCGACGCCGCAGCGGACACCGACGTCGGCAAGTTGGTCGGTGCACGTCACCCTCACTTCACGACCACGATGCGCAAGCCGATCATCGCGGCAATCAACGGCGCGTGCGCAGGCATGGGTATGACGATGGCATTGATGTGCGATGTGCGGTTCGCTGCTGACGGTGCGAAATTCACCACGTCCTTCGCCCGACGGGGTCTGATCGCGGAGTACGGGATCTCCTGGATCCTCCCGCGCATCGTCGGTCAGGGTGTTGCGCTGGACCTGCTGCTGTCCGGCCGCGTCTTCCTGGCCGACGAGGCGGCGCACCTCGGCCTGGTCAAAGAGGTCGTCGCACCAGACGAGTTGCTGCCGCGCGCGATCGCCTATGCCAAGGACATCGCCGCCAATTGCGCGCCCAGCTCGCTGGCGGTGATCAAGCAACAGGTGTACGCAGACACCATGCGCGAAGTTTTCGACGCCAGCGACGAAGCCGAGAAGCTGATGCACGAATCCATGCAGCGCCCCGATTTCATCGAAGGCATCACGAGCTTCTTCGAGAAGCGCCAGCCCAACTTCCCGCCGCCGGCCGAGTGCCGGCCAGTGAACCTTTGA
- a CDS encoding acyl-CoA dehydrogenase family protein, whose amino-acid sequence MDRYELRRLDYSLSDDHEAIQSAYREFFKTHCPIETVRAAEESGFDKSLWERLCAMGATSMALPESSGGDGATLVDLTLVAEELGRVLAPVPWIDHICAARLHARLGTVEPDVVNGKQLVALDPRHDNVSGVRLIPTGSIADHIIVRDGDEVVRLTFGTRPAKVDNIGKMPMAWVDPSAADDRTVLGSGPKALSEYQRALDEWRVLTAAALVGLVEETMTIAAEFAKSRYTLGVPISTLQGISHPLANIAITVQGGRNLARRAAWFLDNEPDERPELAPSAFVFMAEEASKAATMAVHVQGGLGVSAEAAATAYLVRARGWSLAGGDPGVTAKYIAEIVSAREGR is encoded by the coding sequence ATGGACCGTTACGAACTGCGGAGGCTGGACTACAGCCTGTCGGACGACCACGAGGCGATACAGTCCGCGTATCGGGAGTTCTTCAAGACTCACTGCCCGATCGAAACCGTCCGCGCCGCCGAGGAATCCGGATTCGACAAGAGTCTGTGGGAACGCCTGTGCGCCATGGGTGCAACCAGCATGGCGCTGCCCGAATCCAGCGGAGGAGACGGCGCCACCCTCGTCGACCTGACGCTGGTGGCCGAGGAACTCGGCCGGGTGCTGGCGCCGGTTCCGTGGATCGACCACATCTGTGCGGCGCGCCTGCACGCACGGCTCGGCACGGTGGAACCCGACGTGGTCAACGGTAAGCAGCTCGTTGCGCTCGATCCCCGACACGACAACGTGTCGGGTGTCCGCCTGATACCGACCGGCTCGATCGCGGATCACATCATCGTCCGCGACGGCGACGAAGTGGTGCGCCTGACGTTCGGAACACGTCCGGCCAAGGTCGACAACATCGGCAAGATGCCGATGGCATGGGTCGATCCCAGTGCGGCCGATGACCGTACCGTCCTGGGCAGCGGTCCGAAGGCGTTGAGCGAATATCAACGTGCACTCGACGAATGGCGGGTGCTCACTGCTGCAGCGCTTGTCGGACTCGTCGAGGAGACGATGACCATCGCCGCGGAGTTCGCCAAATCCCGCTACACGCTCGGTGTCCCGATCTCGACGCTGCAGGGTATCTCGCATCCCCTCGCCAACATCGCCATCACGGTGCAGGGCGGACGCAACCTGGCGCGGCGCGCCGCGTGGTTCCTCGACAACGAGCCCGACGAGCGTCCCGAGCTGGCGCCGTCGGCGTTCGTGTTCATGGCCGAAGAAGCCTCGAAGGCGGCGACGATGGCGGTTCATGTTCAAGGCGGTCTTGGTGTTTCGGCTGAAGCGGCCGCCACCGCCTATCTGGTGCGGGCACGGGGGTGGTCGTTGGCCGGTGGCGACCCCGGCGTCACCGCCAAATACATCGCCGAGATTGTGTCGGCACGGGAAGGCAGGTAG
- a CDS encoding acyl-CoA synthetase — protein sequence MGEWTIGAVLDAIAEAVPDRLMTVCGSRRSTFGESADRTRRLANFLAAQGLGAHRERDELQNWECGQDRVALVMQNDLYPDAVIGSLKARTVPVNVNYNYAPREVAELLDYLRPRAVIYHRSFGPKFADVLPPAAADVMIAVDDDSTVPLLPGAISFEDALAQGDTDHDLAPSPDDVMMVCTGGTTGRPKGVMWRQSDTYVVSMNGADHETVDEIHAKLGFEGQPWFAVSPLMHAAGMWTAFAGLLNGLPIVLYDKTRFDPRAVLETAEREKVGMMTMVGDAYAGPLVEELRAGSYDLSSMYAIGTGGAATNPKHQEALLELLPQITLINGYGSSETGNVGFGRSQHGDQKDTFVLREGALVLSENYSRFLQPGEQEVGFVARAGRIPLGYFDDETATRKTFPVVEGRRVVISGDRGSLAADGSLQLFGRDSLVVNTGGEKVFVEEVEEVLRAYSGVADALVVGRPSERWGEELVALVALKEAVDVTPEQLHRQCTSRLARFKAPKEFIIVDQVRRLGNGKPDYRWAKATAVREASLT from the coding sequence ATGGGCGAATGGACCATCGGGGCGGTGCTCGACGCGATCGCCGAGGCCGTACCCGACCGACTGATGACCGTCTGTGGCAGCCGTCGCAGCACGTTCGGCGAGTCGGCGGACCGGACCCGTCGACTGGCCAATTTTCTGGCCGCCCAGGGCTTGGGCGCACACCGGGAACGGGACGAGCTGCAGAACTGGGAGTGCGGACAGGATCGCGTCGCACTCGTCATGCAAAACGATCTCTACCCCGACGCGGTCATCGGCTCGCTTAAGGCGCGCACCGTGCCGGTCAATGTGAACTACAACTACGCCCCACGCGAGGTTGCCGAACTCCTCGATTACCTTCGCCCCCGCGCAGTCATCTATCACCGCTCGTTCGGGCCCAAGTTCGCCGACGTGCTCCCGCCTGCCGCGGCGGACGTGATGATCGCGGTCGACGACGACAGCACCGTCCCGCTCCTGCCCGGGGCCATCAGCTTCGAAGACGCTCTGGCGCAGGGCGATACGGACCACGATCTGGCGCCTTCACCGGACGACGTGATGATGGTGTGCACCGGCGGAACGACCGGCCGCCCGAAGGGGGTCATGTGGCGGCAGAGCGACACCTACGTGGTGTCCATGAACGGTGCCGACCATGAGACCGTCGACGAGATTCACGCCAAGCTCGGATTCGAAGGTCAGCCGTGGTTCGCGGTGTCCCCGCTGATGCATGCGGCCGGTATGTGGACGGCTTTCGCGGGACTCCTCAACGGGTTGCCGATCGTCCTCTACGACAAGACACGCTTCGACCCGCGTGCGGTACTCGAGACCGCAGAGCGTGAGAAGGTCGGGATGATGACGATGGTCGGTGACGCCTACGCGGGTCCGCTGGTCGAGGAGCTGCGCGCCGGTTCCTACGATCTGTCGTCGATGTATGCGATCGGCACCGGCGGAGCGGCGACCAATCCGAAACACCAAGAGGCTCTTCTGGAATTGCTGCCGCAGATCACCCTGATCAACGGATACGGCTCGTCGGAGACCGGGAACGTGGGCTTCGGGCGCAGCCAGCACGGCGACCAGAAGGACACTTTCGTGCTCAGGGAGGGCGCGCTGGTCCTGTCCGAGAACTACAGCCGCTTCCTGCAACCGGGGGAGCAGGAAGTGGGCTTCGTCGCGCGCGCCGGCCGTATCCCACTCGGGTACTTCGACGACGAGACCGCCACCCGGAAGACGTTCCCTGTCGTCGAGGGGCGGAGGGTGGTGATCTCCGGGGACCGTGGCTCGCTGGCTGCCGATGGCTCGCTGCAGTTGTTCGGCCGAGATTCCCTTGTTGTCAACACCGGAGGCGAGAAGGTCTTCGTCGAAGAAGTCGAGGAAGTGCTGCGTGCGTACTCGGGCGTGGCCGACGCGTTGGTGGTCGGGCGTCCGAGCGAGCGTTGGGGTGAAGAACTCGTCGCCCTCGTGGCCCTGAAGGAGGCCGTCGATGTCACCCCGGAACAACTTCATCGTCAGTGCACGTCGCGTCTCGCGCGGTTCAAGGCGCCGAAGGAGTTCATCATCGTCGATCAGGTCCGTCGGCTCGGAAACGGTAAACCGGACTACCGCTGGGCGAAAGCCACTGCCGTGCGAGAGGCGTCGCTGACATGA
- a CDS encoding thiolase family protein: MSTPVIVGAARTAIGRSFKGTLVNTPPETLITTVLPEVVRRSGVDPADIDDIIFAESHYGGGDLARYAADATGLQHVPGQSVNRHCAGSLTAIGNAAAQIGSGMERVLIAGGVQSLSMTPLTNWRIPGPELKFEERWMPPTHVETPDAPAKDMSITVGWNTAQSVGITREEMDAWAARSHERAVAAQDAGKFSDEIIPMKIQQFDGSVVDFSVDEHPRRDTTVEKLAGLKVLHPEIEGFSITAGNSSGTNDAAAGVALVERGYAEANNLSVMATVRAWGAAGVPARDCGLGAVKVIGKVLGRAGLKPSDITLWEINEAFASVPIAACREYGIDEELVNFSGSGCSLGHPIAASGARMVTTLVYELQRRGGGIGMAAMCAGGGQGGAVIVEV, encoded by the coding sequence ATGTCCACACCCGTCATCGTCGGTGCAGCCAGGACGGCAATCGGCCGCTCCTTCAAGGGGACGCTGGTCAACACCCCGCCCGAGACTCTGATCACCACCGTGCTGCCCGAGGTGGTCCGCCGGTCGGGTGTGGATCCCGCGGATATCGACGACATCATCTTTGCCGAGTCGCATTACGGTGGCGGCGATTTGGCGCGCTACGCCGCCGACGCGACTGGGTTACAGCACGTTCCGGGCCAGTCGGTGAACCGACACTGCGCAGGCAGCCTCACCGCGATCGGCAACGCAGCCGCGCAGATCGGCTCGGGCATGGAGCGCGTGCTTATCGCAGGCGGCGTGCAATCGCTGTCGATGACCCCGCTGACCAACTGGCGGATCCCGGGACCCGAGCTTAAGTTCGAAGAACGGTGGATGCCGCCCACGCACGTCGAGACACCCGATGCGCCGGCGAAGGACATGTCCATCACGGTGGGTTGGAACACCGCGCAGTCGGTCGGTATCACCCGTGAGGAAATGGACGCCTGGGCGGCCCGGTCACATGAACGGGCGGTCGCCGCGCAGGATGCCGGCAAGTTCAGTGACGAGATCATTCCGATGAAAATTCAGCAGTTCGACGGATCGGTGGTCGACTTCAGCGTCGACGAGCATCCCCGCCGCGACACCACCGTCGAAAAGCTCGCCGGCTTGAAGGTGCTGCACCCGGAGATCGAGGGCTTCTCGATCACCGCGGGCAACAGCAGCGGCACCAACGATGCCGCCGCTGGCGTCGCGCTGGTCGAGCGCGGCTATGCCGAGGCCAACAACCTGTCGGTGATGGCCACCGTCAGAGCTTGGGGCGCAGCGGGTGTCCCCGCTCGCGACTGCGGGCTGGGTGCCGTGAAGGTGATCGGCAAGGTGCTCGGCCGCGCCGGACTGAAGCCGTCGGACATCACGCTGTGGGAGATCAACGAGGCGTTCGCCTCGGTGCCGATCGCCGCATGCCGCGAGTACGGCATCGACGAGGAGCTGGTCAACTTCTCCGGAAGCGGTTGCAGCCTCGGCCATCCCATCGCCGCCTCCGGTGCACGGATGGTGACGACGCTCGTCTACGAACTTCAGCGGCGTGGCGGTGGCATCGGTATGGCCGCGATGTGCGCAGGCGGCGGCCAGGGCGGCGCGGTCATCGTCGAGGTCTAA
- a CDS encoding amidohydrolase family protein — protein MAIDVDNHYYETIDSCTRHLPKEFKRRGVQMLTEGKRTFAVMGGVVNHFIPNPTFDPIIEPGCLDLLFRGEIPEGVDPASLMKVDRLPDHPEYQNRDARVKVLDKQNLETVFMLPTFACGVEEALKHDIDATMATVHAFNLWLDEDWGFDRPDHRFLSAPIISLADPDRAVEEVEFVLSRSAKNVCVRPAPVPGRVKPRSLGDPLHDPVWARLAEAGVPVIFHLSDSGYLAIAALWGGKPTFEGFGKKDPLDQVLLDDRAIHDAMASMIVHQVFTRHPKLKVASIENGSYFVYRLIKRLKKAANTAPYHFKEDPVEQLKNNVWIAPYYEDDVKELAATIGVDKILFGSDWPHGEGLADPMNFTADIPQFPEFSYEDTRKVMRDNALELLGANVTASA, from the coding sequence ATGGCCATCGACGTCGACAACCACTATTACGAGACGATCGACTCGTGCACTCGCCACCTGCCCAAGGAGTTCAAGCGTCGCGGCGTGCAGATGCTGACCGAGGGCAAGCGCACGTTCGCCGTCATGGGGGGCGTGGTCAATCACTTCATCCCGAATCCGACCTTTGATCCGATCATCGAACCGGGCTGCCTGGATCTGTTGTTCCGCGGGGAGATCCCCGAGGGCGTTGATCCGGCATCACTGATGAAGGTCGACCGGTTGCCCGATCATCCCGAATATCAGAATCGCGACGCCCGGGTGAAGGTCCTGGACAAGCAGAACCTCGAAACCGTATTCATGCTGCCGACTTTCGCGTGCGGCGTGGAGGAGGCCCTCAAGCACGATATCGACGCGACCATGGCCACGGTGCACGCGTTCAATCTATGGCTGGACGAGGACTGGGGCTTCGATCGCCCCGATCACCGGTTCCTGTCGGCGCCGATCATCTCACTGGCCGATCCGGACAGGGCTGTGGAAGAGGTCGAGTTCGTCCTGTCCCGCAGCGCCAAGAACGTCTGTGTGCGGCCCGCCCCGGTCCCGGGAAGGGTCAAGCCACGCTCACTGGGTGACCCGTTGCACGATCCAGTGTGGGCCCGGCTGGCCGAGGCCGGCGTTCCGGTGATCTTCCACCTGTCCGACAGCGGCTATCTCGCGATCGCGGCATTGTGGGGCGGTAAGCCCACTTTCGAGGGATTCGGCAAGAAGGATCCATTGGACCAGGTGCTGCTCGACGACCGCGCCATCCACGACGCGATGGCCTCGATGATCGTGCATCAGGTCTTCACCCGGCACCCGAAGCTCAAGGTCGCGAGCATCGAGAACGGCTCGTATTTCGTCTACCGGTTGATCAAAAGGCTCAAGAAGGCCGCCAACACGGCTCCGTACCACTTCAAAGAAGATCCGGTCGAACAGCTGAAGAACAACGTCTGGATCGCGCCGTACTACGAGGACGACGTCAAGGAGCTCGCCGCGACGATCGGTGTCGACAAGATCCTGTTCGGCTCGGACTGGCCGCACGGCGAGGGTCTGGCCGATCCGATGAACTTCACCGCCGATATCCCGCAGTTCCCCGAGTTCAGCTACGAGGACACCCGGAAGGTCATGCGCGACAACGCACTCGAGCTGCTTGGTGCGAACGTGACGGCCTCCGCCTAG
- a CDS encoding TetR/AcrR family transcriptional regulator C-terminal domain-containing protein, with amino-acid sequence MARQATAEKRPRRERGSINPDDIIKGAFELAEEVGIDNLSMPLLGKHLGVGVTSIYWYFRKKDDLLNAMTDRALRQYVFATPYVEAKDWRETLRNHARSMRKTFLGNPILSDLILIRSALSPRTARLGVQEVEKAIASLTEAGLSADDAFDTYSAVSVHVRGSVVLQRLREKNRAADDGPADIDEAMAIDSESTPLLALVTEKGHHLGAADEKNFEFGLECILDHAGRLIDEAKKPARKR; translated from the coding sequence GTGGCAAGGCAGGCGACCGCCGAGAAGCGTCCACGGCGCGAGCGCGGGTCGATCAATCCGGACGACATCATCAAGGGTGCGTTCGAACTCGCCGAGGAAGTGGGCATTGACAACCTGTCCATGCCGCTGCTCGGTAAGCACCTCGGGGTCGGCGTGACCAGCATCTACTGGTACTTCCGCAAGAAGGACGACCTACTCAACGCGATGACCGACCGGGCGCTACGCCAATATGTCTTCGCCACGCCGTACGTCGAGGCGAAGGACTGGCGCGAAACACTGCGTAATCACGCCCGCTCGATGCGAAAGACATTCTTGGGCAACCCGATTCTCAGCGATCTGATCCTCATCCGATCCGCCCTGAGCCCGCGTACTGCACGGCTCGGCGTGCAGGAGGTCGAGAAGGCGATCGCCAGCCTGACGGAGGCGGGCCTGTCGGCCGATGACGCCTTCGATACGTATTCCGCGGTGTCGGTGCACGTCCGCGGTTCGGTGGTGCTGCAGCGCCTGCGCGAGAAGAACCGCGCGGCGGATGACGGTCCCGCCGATATCGACGAGGCCATGGCGATCGACAGCGAATCCACGCCGCTGCTTGCACTGGTCACCGAAAAGGGCCACCACCTCGGCGCAGCCGACGAGAAGAACTTCGAGTTCGGTCTCGAATGCATCCTGGACCACGCCGGTCGGCTGATCGACGAGGCCAAGAAACCCGCGCGCAAACGCTAG
- a CDS encoding enoyl-CoA hydratase/isomerase family protein → MTDDRVIFDVDRDKRIATITFNNPTQRNSYDAVMRETVGRYLDQVAEDDDLTVVLLRGAEGVFSTGADMNNAYGWYGDEDAPEAKRRPSQRRRLTVDRKSFGFYHNLMGFPKVTVGEISGYALGGGFEMALMTDISVIGRTTKIGMPATRFLGPALGSLHMFFHRLGPVLARRLLLTGDIIEAGAVEHLGVFTETCDPASVTARARYWAEKAAKMPADGVVIAKEAFRLVEQSQAYQGEEVASYLFHAYGTNLQFAPGEFNFVKTRAQHGTKEAFRLRDEHFHVPEPE, encoded by the coding sequence ATGACCGACGACCGGGTGATCTTCGACGTCGACCGCGACAAGCGCATCGCGACGATCACGTTCAACAACCCGACCCAGCGCAACTCCTACGATGCGGTGATGCGCGAGACGGTCGGCAGATATCTCGACCAGGTGGCCGAGGACGACGATCTCACCGTCGTGTTGTTACGTGGCGCCGAGGGGGTGTTCAGCACCGGCGCGGACATGAACAACGCCTACGGCTGGTATGGCGATGAGGATGCGCCCGAAGCCAAGCGCCGTCCGAGCCAGCGGCGGCGCCTGACCGTCGACCGCAAGTCGTTCGGCTTCTATCACAATCTGATGGGCTTCCCGAAGGTCACGGTGGGAGAGATCAGCGGCTATGCCCTCGGTGGCGGATTCGAGATGGCGTTGATGACCGATATCTCCGTGATCGGTCGCACCACCAAAATTGGCATGCCCGCCACCCGGTTCCTCGGTCCCGCGTTGGGCAGCCTGCACATGTTCTTCCACCGCCTCGGCCCCGTGCTGGCGCGGCGACTCCTGCTCACCGGCGACATCATCGAGGCCGGGGCCGTCGAACACCTCGGCGTGTTCACCGAAACCTGCGATCCGGCGTCGGTCACCGCTCGGGCGCGGTACTGGGCCGAGAAGGCGGCGAAGATGCCCGCCGACGGTGTCGTCATCGCCAAGGAGGCATTCCGCCTCGTCGAACAGAGCCAGGCCTATCAGGGCGAGGAGGTGGCCAGCTATCTGTTCCACGCCTACGGGACAAACCTGCAGTTCGCGCCCGGTGAGTTCAACTTCGTGAAGACCCGTGCGCAGCACGGCACCAAGGAGGCGTTCCGGCTACGCGACGAGCACTTCCACGTGCCCGAGCCGGAGTGA
- a CDS encoding amidohydrolase family protein, which yields MSHRAIDCLVNVHFGETEKQPEFMLKVRDDYFKGPQSLYDQVELEQLLEEMDERGVEKAILMDSLTKPSVTARKFVDQRPDKFALAVGGVNLLRPMPSLRELTAFVREMPVAYTAVGPSFWGDGQYPPSDAVYYPLYTKCAELGLPLCVNTGLPGPPIPGEAQNPIHLDRVCVRFPELKLCMIHGADPWWDVAIRLMIKYKNLRLMTSAWSPKRLPDSLLHYMRTRGTDKVIFASDWPVLRMHRVVPEALALDLPAEVLDNYLYNNAQDFFFGPREEQ from the coding sequence ATGAGCCACAGAGCGATTGATTGTCTGGTCAACGTCCACTTTGGCGAGACCGAGAAGCAGCCCGAGTTCATGCTCAAGGTGCGCGACGACTACTTCAAGGGACCGCAGTCCCTCTACGACCAGGTCGAGCTCGAGCAGCTGCTCGAGGAAATGGACGAACGCGGCGTGGAGAAGGCCATCCTGATGGACAGCCTGACGAAGCCGTCGGTGACCGCCCGGAAGTTCGTCGATCAGCGGCCTGACAAATTCGCCCTCGCCGTGGGCGGGGTGAACCTGCTGCGGCCCATGCCGTCGCTGCGAGAACTCACCGCCTTCGTGCGGGAGATGCCGGTGGCGTATACCGCAGTGGGGCCCAGCTTTTGGGGCGACGGTCAATACCCGCCGAGCGATGCCGTGTATTACCCGCTCTACACCAAATGCGCTGAGCTGGGGCTGCCGCTGTGCGTCAACACCGGGCTGCCGGGGCCGCCGATCCCGGGGGAGGCGCAGAACCCGATTCACCTCGACCGGGTCTGCGTGCGGTTCCCCGAGTTGAAACTCTGCATGATTCACGGGGCCGACCCGTGGTGGGATGTCGCGATCCGACTCATGATCAAGTACAAGAACCTGCGACTGATGACGTCAGCGTGGTCGCCGAAGCGGCTGCCGGACAGCCTGCTCCACTACATGCGCACCCGCGGGACCGACAAGGTGATCTTCGCTTCGGACTGGCCGGTGCTGAGAATGCATCGGGTGGTGCCCGAGGCGCTGGCGCTGGACCTGCCTGCCGAGGTGCTGGACAACTACCTCTACAACAATGCACAGGATTTCTTCTTCGGGCCCCGAGAGGAGCAGTGA
- a CDS encoding dihydrodipicolinate synthase family protein — protein sequence MATAKEAREWARSNLRGIGNSLYTPFCGEDGDDIDWDAYRTLVRHCVGELGHPMMWCTSGIAEFWSLTSDERKRLLEVAIEEGRAADPDVVVQACTAATSAKDCLELTLHAQQAGADIVYIQTPMMEAHGGEGVLNFFRYVADRSDIALGMFNSPSSGYVLTPAEGARIYDEIPAVCATKEGAFRPTASRQLHNLAPDLTIWECETMVYRAGWLRAGIVGPAQLGTSGYLYETPQHRVFSEYWELVWSDKLSEAIDYAEKSGIDQFTVDIGGCFTCYPGRPDYFTHWGGAFKYAASVLGLPIGAYPHSRPPQAVLPADVKARIDSAYQRFGLVGG from the coding sequence ATGGCCACAGCCAAAGAGGCCCGTGAGTGGGCCCGCAGCAATCTGCGGGGTATCGGCAACTCGCTTTACACGCCGTTCTGCGGCGAGGACGGCGACGACATCGACTGGGACGCGTACCGAACACTGGTTCGTCACTGCGTCGGCGAGCTGGGCCACCCGATGATGTGGTGCACCAGTGGTATCGCGGAGTTCTGGTCGTTGACGTCCGATGAGCGAAAACGCTTGCTGGAGGTGGCGATCGAGGAGGGGCGGGCGGCTGATCCCGACGTCGTCGTGCAGGCCTGCACCGCTGCCACATCGGCGAAGGACTGTCTGGAGCTGACGCTGCACGCCCAGCAGGCGGGGGCCGACATCGTCTACATCCAGACGCCGATGATGGAGGCGCATGGCGGCGAGGGAGTGCTGAACTTCTTCCGGTATGTTGCCGACCGCAGTGACATCGCACTGGGCATGTTCAACTCGCCGTCGTCTGGATACGTGCTGACACCTGCTGAGGGTGCGCGGATCTACGACGAGATTCCAGCGGTGTGCGCGACCAAGGAAGGCGCCTTCCGGCCCACGGCCAGCCGGCAGCTACACAACCTCGCTCCCGACCTGACGATCTGGGAATGCGAGACGATGGTCTACCGCGCCGGCTGGCTACGGGCCGGGATCGTCGGGCCCGCTCAACTGGGCACGTCCGGTTATCTCTACGAAACCCCGCAACATCGGGTGTTCTCCGAATACTGGGAACTCGTGTGGAGCGACAAGCTGTCCGAGGCGATCGACTATGCGGAGAAGTCGGGTATCGACCAGTTCACCGTCGACATCGGCGGGTGCTTTACGTGCTATCCGGGGCGACCGGACTATTTCACCCACTGGGGCGGGGCGTTCAAGTACGCGGCGTCGGTGCTCGGCCTGCCCATCGGGGCGTACCCCCACTCGCGGCCGCCGCAGGCCGTTCTGCCAGCGGATGTCAAGGCCCGGATCGACTCGGCGTATCAGCGGTTTGGGCTGGTCGGCGGCTGA